In the Cryptomeria japonica unplaced genomic scaffold, Sugi_1.0 HiC_scaffold_84, whole genome shotgun sequence genome, one interval contains:
- the LOC131864382 gene encoding germin-like protein 8-2 encodes MANRMIYFTLGLFLLICCYSDRVMAGDPDPLQDFCVADEESNVLVNGFVCKDPMQVSANDFFFRGLGQAGNTDNDVGSNVTMANVKQIPGLNTFGISLVRIDYAQNVGHENAVAIAGLSSQFPGVQTIANSLFAANPPLPDSVLSKAFRITQELGYWRPLVPFIASVLDISMSSSYSKD; translated from the exons ATGGCTAACCGCATGATTTACTTCACGTTGGGACTTTTTCTGTTGATATGCTGTTACAGCGACAGGGTCATGGCAGGGGATCCGGATCCCTTGCAAGATTTCTGCGTTGCAGATGAGGAAAGCAACG TTTTGGTGAACGGGTTCGTTTGCAAAGACCCAATGCAAGTTTCAGCAAACGATTTCTTCTTCCGGGGACTTGGGCAGGCAGGGAACACCGACAATGATGTGGGCTCCAACGTAACGATGGCGAACGTTAAACAGATACCAGGCCTCAATACGTTTGGAATATCGTTGGTCCGCATCGACTACGCA cagaatgtggggCATGAAAATGCAGTGGCCATAGCTGGATTGAGCAGCCAGTTTCCCGGAGTTCAGACAATCGCCAATTCTCTGTTTGCGGCGAATCCCCCTCTCCCCGATTCCGTTTTGAGCAAGGCCTTCCGCATCACCCAGGAACTG GGTTATTGGCGTCCTCTTGTGCCATTCATAGCATCTGTTTTGGACATCAGCATGTCCTCATCATATTCCAAAGATTGA
- the LOC131864383 gene encoding germin-like protein 8-2, with the protein MANRMIYFTLGLFLLICCYSDRVMAGDPDPLQDFCVADEESNVLVNGFVCKDPMQVSANDFFFRGLGQAGNTDNDVGSNVTMANVKQIPGLNTFGISLVRIDYAQNVGHENAVAIAGLSSQFPGVQTIANSLFAANPPLPDSVLSKALRITQELGYWRPLVPFIASVLDISMSSSYSKD; encoded by the exons ATGGCTAACCGCATGATTTACTTCACGTTGGGACTTTTTCTGTTGATATGCTGTTACAGCGACAGGGTCATGGCAGGGGATCCGGATCCCTTGCAAGATTTCTGCGTTGCAGATGAGGAAAGCAACG TTTTGGTGAACGGGTTCGTTTGCAAAGACCCAATGCAAGTTTCAGCAAACGATTTCTTCTTCCGGGGACTTGGGCAGGCAGGGAACACCGACAATGATGTGGGCTCCAACGTAACGATGGCGAACGTTAAACAGATACCAGGCCTCAATACGTTTGGAATATCGTTGGTCCGCATCGACTACGCA cagaatgtggggCATGAAAATGCAGTGGCCATAGCTGGATTGAGCAGCCAGTTTCCCGGAGTTCAGACAATCGCCAATTCTCTGTTTGCGGCGAATCCCCCTCTCCCCGATTCCGTTTTGAGCAAGGCCTTACGCATCACCCAGGAACTG GGTTATTGGCGTCCTCTTGTGCCATTCATAGCATCTGTTTTGGACATCAGCATGTCCTCATCATATTCCAAAGATTGA